A genomic window from Nicotiana sylvestris chromosome 11, ASM39365v2, whole genome shotgun sequence includes:
- the LOC138880947 gene encoding uncharacterized protein, which produces MFFDGVANFKGVGIGAVLVSETDQHYPVSAKLKFPCTNNMAEYEAYILGLNMAVDMNIQELLVIGDSDLHVHQVQGEWATKTSKILLYLYHVKELKRRFTKIQSRHVPRIQNEFADALATLSSMIQHEDKNDIDPILVRIHNQPAYCAHVEEEADGKPLFHDIKEYLSKGKYPEHANHI; this is translated from the coding sequence atgttctttgatggagtcgcgaatttcaaaggagtaggcattggagcagttttggtgtcGGAAACGGATCAGCATTATcccgtatctgctaaactcaaatttccctgcaccaacaacatggcggaatatgaagcctacatactagggctcaacatggcagtcgacatgaacattcaagagttgctggtGATTGGCGATTCAGATTTGcatgtgcaccaggtacaaggagagtgggccaccaagactTCCAAGATATTGCTATATTTGTACCATGtgaaagaattaaaaagaaggttcacaaagatacagtcccgacatgtgcccagaattcagaatgagttcgccgacgcattagccactttgtcGTCAATGATACAGCATGAAGATAAGAACGatattgatcccattctagtaaggatccataatcagccggcatattgtgctcatgtcgaagaagaagcagatggaaagcctttgtttcatgacatcaaggagtacttatcaaaaggaaaATATCCAGAGCATGCAAATCATATTTAG